A stretch of DNA from Ricinus communis isolate WT05 ecotype wild-type chromosome 4, ASM1957865v1, whole genome shotgun sequence:
tttgaaaactttTATGGAGTTTAAAAACTGTGGTGTATTcaatagtaattttaaaagacTTTGTATAATTAATGAGGTATTCAATATTTGCTTTTAAAGACTTTAAAACAGTCTATAGAAATTATGAGGCgtttaattataacttttttaaagtCTTAAAAAGTAAACTAGTATTCAGAAATTCATTGACTTTTATAGAcataaacttttatatatttttaatagttttttatacattattaattataaaaaagtattttaatttaaggaCATAGAAAGATAATCATGTTTTTGCAAAATACTCATTTTTTATGATTGGAATATCTTTTATTGACTTAATTGATTTACCTTAAATcagttatattttataaattattctttaatacagctagaaaatgatgaaaatttatttaaatttacaataatatatgaaaagatTATCATTTTTGCAAGGTAATACTCTTTTTCATtgagaaaatattttctcGTTTGCTGATTTAACAACTTTCTCGTAAGTTATtgatttacataaaattaattatattttgaagggtgtatttaattaagattttttaatatttttatagacttttttaaatgagttatttttaacGAGTTGATAAATTTTCAATGACTTTTacagaatttataattttataaacgAATTTCACAAACTttacttaaaaatacttttatagatattgatagacttttattgatttttataaactatcgtttatctattatttaataatttaatcatttcagtttattattttcttcatctttttttttttacatttactATAtgctttaaatattatttcacaTAATATTAAATGCAACTTTATACACAAGTAACATACTTTATTTCGTTGTTGtgtcaaattcatattattgttaaattttCTGTCTCATAACATGAacactatttttttttgttaagacaataaattttttaaaaaggaaattatcttattacaatttgtcTCTAATTAAACCACCAAATTCGTGTTATACTCgatatattttgtttaaaaatttattggaTAAATACTTAGACCAACAATAATCACGCCTACTAATTCGTTAATAAATACCTAAACTGACAACAAtcatatttaccaatataaaaaaattatcttccTAACAAAACCtataaatctatttataacgGAGTTGTTTGCAAATAATTCACTAAAtgcttaaatttaaatttatacgATGCTctttttaacattaaatttaaaacttttaattaattattttaaatatgtgagttcaaataaatattattagtaaataatttttagtttataagttttattgattgtcttatattttttaagatggaAAATAcagtaaagaaaaatgaagacaATAATgtagaaaattttgaaaagaagaaatatgagttttcaaaaaaataattctatttaaatctcGAAGAAAAGTGAAAGACAAATCTtgagaatttttattcataacaaTGTATAAAAAGTCactaaaagtatataaaagacTGTATCTATAAAAGTCAAtgactttttaaatatcagtttgtttttaaagattttaaaaaattgtaattGAATACCCCATAATTTCTgtagatttttttaaagtatttaaaagtcaatattaaatatctcATGACTTATACAAAGTcttttaaagtaattattaaatacactctgatttttaaactttacaAAAGAATACATTTTCCTATGTCATTatataaagttatattttttttattaattccattatcattttttataaaattgttgatttaacggttataattaagtttattaGAAATCAAGTATGAATATAACAAAGGGTTTTGGTACAcgtgaaaaaaagaaattaggatGGGACTGTAAATAGGaatgataatttatattatcgaTGTCGTGGTTGATTAAAAAATCACTTAAAGATCAAAATAAAGTTATCCTATCAATGAAAATTACTcattttctcctttctttacgaaataaaagttcatttataaaaatcaaataaataaattataaatgaccacataagaaaaataataatttgttatttatgtaaatattattattgatgtcaacaatgaattaaaatttaattttcattatatattaaactagataatttataaaataaaatcgttcccattattatttttttctatttttatttttatacttgaTATAAATCAGTTAAAACGATTCATCAAAGGCGAGCTATAGCTCGCCACTGTTCTAATCAGATTTTTTATTACCGAACTAGAAACACCCACATGGCGAACCCATacattttattctattttaacaTATGTTTCTCACTTCCTCCACgaatataagaattaatttactCCCTTATCATTACATCACCTATTTTATAGGAAATAAACTCTTTAATAGCtatcaacataaaaaaaagaagaagtaaaGAAGTCACTTGCTTAAAATGATgtcattttatcattttaaacaCTTGTATTCGACTAAATATTAACTTAAGTTTCAGAGTAGTTCTCCAAACACATTGTAGGAGTTATTCTCACTTGTAATTTACAAATTATTGAGAGTAGATCACTAGTTTACAAATTGAAACATTTCCTATTTGCATATAATACTTACTCTCATTTCcgatattgaattaaataggTCCTAAAAGATTTGTTACTTTAAAGTAATGGTAGAAGAAGCTAATATGATGTAAATCTAAAAcacatataattaaaactataaaCTGTTGATTTTGAAACAAATTTTAGGGATCAGAATCGATATTTcggaaatgaaaaaataaaaaaaagcgTTTGTGCGTTAAGCTATAGACACTGAGGGGTTGTTAGTAATTTTACCAAAAAAACTCAAGTACGCGTAATCTGCGATACAGAGGATCATCTCTCACTGCCATAAATACATATACAATCTTACCGCATCTCACAAACCCTAGTCCTCACCTGCTCTGCTGCTTCTTTCCTTCTCTATAGCCGGTAAGAACATAGGTCCACTAATCTCCAACTTGCGaaatatgtttcattttccaGGCATTAAATTCATGTTTCAATTTGTTTCTGTCATCATGGGTTTGTGTTGTCAGCATAATCTATGCAATCTTAATTGCTTAAATTTGCCCAGCGATGTATTACCACTTTGGTTTGACGGTtgagttttaaaattatgaaatatttttttttggtgttgttGAATCAGCTAGTGATtggaaataatatttctaaagaaattgaatatCGATTATTTTTGCTTCACTGctagttttagtttttagaaGTTGCTTGTATATTTACCTTGATTCATACTTTTAGTCAGAAACCACACAAACGGTTAGCAATGGCAGGCACATTCTATGATCTTGGATCAGCTGCTGGTCTCAAGAATCTCGACGATTACCTCCTTACTCGCAGTTATATCACTGGGtatgtttttgtttattttattttcttggatGTATGCTTGTTTATATATGAATTGGTTTCAGAAGGAATGCAGTTGAATTTAGCAATTTATGTTACTGATTCTTCCTCATACTTGTGCTATTCCCAGCTACCAAGCTTCAAAAGATGATGTTACAGTGTATGCAGCTATTTCAAATGCTCCATCATCGGAATATGTGAATGTATCCCGCTGGTTCCACCACATTGATGCACTTTTAAGGATTTCGTAAGTTCTCATGACTTGCTATAATGTTTATCTGCAATGTTTTGATCATTCAATATCTTTGTCCTTGTCTTGTTATTGCAAGTATATTTGGCTTCTCATGATTTGTGATTTAtcatttctgttttgttttgtttcagTGGTGTATCTGCGGAAGGGTCAGGAGTAACTGTTAAGGGATTTGCTCCTGTCGCAGAAGAGGCAGTTGCAACTCCTCCTGCCACTGATTCCAAGGCAAGTATCATTTTGTCTCTCTTGCAATGTTTGTGGATTCATGTTTGCTTGGCAACCTGTCGTCTAAGGTTTTCAATATTTTGTGTGATAAGTATAGTTGTCCAAGAAACAGATTATATCTGCTTCCAGAAATATTTCTTGTGCTTATCAAGTCAGGATAGACTGGAAATTGTAATTTCGTTTCCAAGTTGCCTTTGTATTCTGCAATGTTGGAACTTATTGTTTTCTCCTAATGTGTAACATATAATATTTGGCTAAAGGCTGCTGATGCtgaggatgatgatgatgatgatgatgtggATCTGTTTGGTGAAGAGActgaagaggaaaagaaagctGCAGAAGAACGTGCGGCAGCTGTCAAAGCATCTGCCAAGAAGAAAGAATGTAAGTGTCTCTACTATTGCAGATTGTATAGGAGGCTAGAATTTGTCTTTTCTTGCGAGGCATAAAAGTTGCTCTGTTGGACTTTGGcgaatgtaatttttatttgtatgtcAATGATAGTAACATGTTTCCTTTTTGTTGCTTTTGAGATTAGAGCATGCTTACTAAATGCcttgtatttttttctcaGCTGGAAAGTCATCTGTCCTTTTGGACATTAAACCATGGGATGATGAGACTGACATGAAAAAGCTCGAGGAAGCAGTTAGGAGTATTCAGATGGAAGGACTGCTTTGGGGAGCTTGTAAGTTCTTTAGCTAGATTATGGTTGCTAATCTAGGTGGAAATCTTTATAAAGTTCGTCTTCAAGGACTTCAGTTTTCTTTACAACTTGAAGTTGAAGGAAAGATGAAATTGATGTGTGTTGGGGATGGTACATCATATTCCAGGGCATTTAACCAGTTCTTTTAAGTAGTAGTTAATACCCACTTCATATTGACGAACTTGAGCATGGATAGACTTTATAGATACGCATTTCTTACAGAAATGTTTTTGGTGGTAAGCAATAGTCATAACATGCATTTTTTTGTTGCAGCCAAGCTTGTGCCAGTTGGATATGGAATCAAGAAATTGCAGATTATGATGACTGTTGTGGATGACTTGGTGTCTGTGGACAACCTCATTGAGGAACATCTTACAGTTGAACCAATTAATGAGCATGTTCAAAGTTGTGATATTGTGGCCTTCAACAAGATATGTAAGCAAAATAACTTATCCTTACTATTTGATCATATTCATGCACTATGCAACAGCCAATCTAGGCTGTGTAATTGTAATAGTAATTCATGTGAAATACACATTTTGTTTGTGGAAGCTATCATCACATATCTCATATTTCTTGTAATGTGCTAATTTATGCTTTTTCTGATTCTTGTTGCAGAAATTTGAGGATCCTTGTAACAGGGACGAGGTGCAGGAGAGTTTTCTTTTAGCGAAGATATTGGGTTGAAAtgattgttattgttattgttatttaattctgtATTTCATAGTTTTGTTGCAAAGAACTCTGGATTTTGAGCCTGGATGTTTATCAGATTACTTTTTGGGAACATTCCATGTTTggaattaattgaattttgttAAGTTACATTTGCTTTGAAAATCATTTCACACATTCAAATTACCAGGAAATACAGAAAGAGATGTGAAACAATAGAACAGCACTTAACGCAGCCGAGTTTTGAATACGGAATGCAAGTTAAAAGAAGTGGAAGGTTAGTGATGTTTTTAGGTGGGCCAAGTAGCTCAGATTTAAAAAGAGCAAAGCGAAACAAGTCTTTAAGGTTTGTCCGGGCCATTGATTTCCTTTTTGGTTCTCAAGATTGATTCTGCTCTGCACAAGAGAAATGAATGGGTAAAGAATTGCTGCCTTTTGAAAGTTCAAATCAGTATTGATTTctaatcttaattattttttgtggTACCGCAGACCACAGCTTCACCATAAAATCATGgtcttaaaatttaacttcAAACATGTGATTTCGATTATATTGCAATTCTTTGGccctcatttttcttttaaactttTCTCATCTTTGCACACAGGGTTTTGATTTCTCAGAAGGTGCCCCCGTCCGTTTTGcctatattatataaatatagcaatgtttcttttaataaaaattatcgaCCATTGGCCATCAAAATAGACGACAGAAGCTCTCTTTTAAATTATACATAGACGACAGAAGCTCCTCTTTAAATTATACATAGACGACAGAAGCTTTTTCTTATAGAAAACAAGGGTCTAAACGAGCAGTCGTTTTGGTAGTTTCTCCCTCTCGCTTTCTCCTATTACCAGTGCGATACCGTTTTGTGTATTTCTAGACGACGAGCGAACGAGGTTTCGACGTTTTCTCCTTGTTGCTACTGTGTTATACACAGACGAGGCAGGCAGAGAGAGAGCGAGAGAGATGCCGAAGAGAACGACACACACGTACTCTAGCGAGGACGCAGCTCCAGATGGACCAGATTCGGATCTATTCGTCTATTACTGCAAACACTGTAGCTCTCATGTCCTAATTACAGGTTCTCTACGATACCTATTCGTTAATTCTGGATTCTGATACCTTCAATATACTGTacgtttgatttttttctttaatttttaaattgagtTATTATGTTAAGTTTTAGCGTCTCGTATCAAATTCAaccattttattttgagattaCCGTATCATAATATCTGATGACAACTGTAGCGGAATCCGAGAATGAATCTTAATTTTGAATGCTAGAAGAAACTTATAACACCTAATGCACAAGAAAAGGATCGCGTCCAGTTGATGCAGGGCATTCTTTCACTGAAaggaattttaattattctatacAGGATAACTTTTCACTGAGAGGAAAGTTAAACTCTAGCTTTCTCCAAGCCAAAAATTATTACCTAGAACACTTGTTCTTTTGGCCTGGATGTTTATTGTCGTTTTGATAATTTATCTACTTTATGATTTCTGTATTGTACTAAATGAACTTGACAATGCTATAATTGAAACTAAAATATGTTTTCTATAAGATACACAATTGCAGAAAATGCCAAAAAGGAAGACTGACAAAGCATATGTACTGGACAAGAGGAAGCATCTTGCTAGATTGAACATCAATGAAGCGGGAAAAGTTCTCTTGAAACGGTATTTATCTCTAGTAATTTGTCTTTATCAGGATCTAAAGCATTTTGCTTATAatcctccttttcttttggcaTCTATGGCTTTACTTTACTGCTCTTCTCTTTTCCCGTAACTGAAGATATTggatttttgttaatattttcatgTCGTCATATAATATGTGGCTGTGGTGGCATTTTTTTGGCCTACCAATGAATTTGTACTTGTGCCATTTTCAAAAGAAGAGGTCCATGGTTAGATCTAAGTTGGACATATCACGTCAAGATTCAAGTTGTTCAATTTCCTTTTTGGTTATCATCATGTACcaaagtttttctttctcatcaATTGATAGTTATCACAACATTCCCAACAAGcgtttaaatcatacttactTTCTATTATAGGGAGTGTTCCTAAAAATTAGGACTTCAAGGGGCTCCTTAATTCATCCTCCTTCCAAAATCTCTTAAAAACCACATTCTCTCTCGTTACATATGTTATCTCATTTTTCTTcgttaataaaaagttaaatagaCTATAACAGAAAATGTAGTTGGAACACACACATATTTcgagataaattaaaaagggAGTTAGTTGCTTATAGTTTAATAGAGGCATATGTCCTTATTTCCATGAATATGGGAAACACAAGTGATTAAGTGGCAATGACTTACAGCCCTGCATCATTCTTTTTCAGGGGTGAAGGGAAATTGGAGAAGCAATTTCGTATGAACTGTATGGGTTGTGGCCTTTTTGTATGTTATCGTGCTGAAGAGGATCTGGAATTTActtcttatatatatgttgTTGATGGTGCACTTAGCACAATTGCTGCTGAAACAAATCCTCAGGTACAAATGGGTCCTGATTTAAAAACTTTTAGATTGTCCGTAGGTCTTAAcgtaaaaaattttagattttgtaTCATGCATGCTAATCAAGCAACCATGTAGCTTCTCGGTTATCTTTGTCAATGGCAGACAGCtgtcttttttatataaacaataaatttaggAAGATGATtcattttatgaattttttttcaatatgcTATAGGATGCTCCTGTGCCGCCTTGTATATCACAGTTAGAAGGAGGACTTGTTCAGGTGGCTATTGAAGTGGAAGACCGTGCACAACGCTCAGCAATAACAAGTAATTTGATTGTTTAATTACTATTTCCCTGTGCATCCCTTCTTACTATTTCATATGCATCTCTTTTATGCCCTTAATCAAACAGACTGAATCATTTTCCAGGAGTTAGTCACATAAGATTAAATAGGTGTTGTTTAAGGACATGTGTGAATAGACTGACTTCAATGTCCAATGGATTTAAAACTAGTTTGTGCATAGAGGCGGTTTTTGGGCTTATAATTTCAGCAGAAATGTGATACAAGCGTGTTACATGCATAGATATCATTTACATACATATTGTGCATGCTAATATATCTCTGTGTTAAGAGAATTATAGAAAGAGGAGtgagaaatgaaaaaatagaGAGCTTACCTCTAGAAAATTTGGAAAAGGCTcaattattagaatttgtaAGTGGTAGGAGGTGACAGTAGGATCTCCAGAAGGCACATCTGGCTCCGGTATTAGCCTACTGAAAACCATCACGTATGAGGCAGTTATTAGGATATTGGAATATCGAATAAATCTTGTAATCTTCTTTCACTTAAAAAGTACACCATAAATGTCTTATGTGTACTTAACAGTTCTTTAGatcaattttgtaattttatcaGGAGTGAATGCTGATGATGTTCGAGTTACTGTAGCTGCACCTGCAGCTCGTGGGGAAGCTAACAACGAACTTTTGGAGTTCATGGGCAAAGTATGGTTTCCATGATTTATTAGCCTTTCGTGTCTGTTTTGAGGCTACTAAACTTAGTTTACAGTCTTAGTTATCTAACTTGGAGAGCCAAGTAATCTGATCTGCATCTCATACAGGTGTTGGGTTTGAGATTGAGCCAGATGACTCTTCAAAGGGGATGGAACAACAAATCAAAACTCCTTGTTGTAAGTTTATTGAAGAATTTACTATGTTATTGTTGTCTCATTCTGTTCCTTAAGAATTTGTTAGGAATTTACTCATGTTGAATTTTTGTAAGTCCAGTTTTGTGACTTTCAAGGAGATGGAAGTAATGTGTGCGAGTCTAGTTAGGTTCATCGAGCGTTTCTGTAACTAGAATTAGATAAGCTCATTCAAACATATGGGTTAACATACTGTACCTAAGTTTTTGATTTATGAGATTAGTCTTTGCACTCCACGACTTTTATGCTGTAGCCTCCTCTTTGTTTATCCATAAGTTGTTCAAGGTAATATCATGAATCAATATTTCTACTGGGTCAGTTGTCTAAATccggaaaaaagaaagatcagTTCATACTTGTTATGCATAGGTTTAAGTAGGAGGGTGAATATGCCTTATTTGTTAAAAGCCTAGGTGATTTGCATTTAAATGATTGTGATTTTAGGGATATAACACATTACCCAGAGAATTACCGTTACTCTTAATTCTGAGTTGGTTATCCATGATGATTCTTTGGATTAAATTCTTATCCATAAGTAGAAGTTGATAGTTTGGTATTATCTGTGGACTCTTATCTGAGTTTTGGGGAAATTAGTTGTAGTTGGCTAACGGTTAGGTCTGTACCAGGTGGAGGATTTGTCTGCTAGGCAGGTGTATGAGAAACTTCTGGAAGCTGTGCAACCTTGAAGCAGCCTTCCGAATGCATAATAGATGTGGAATGAGTTGAGAGATTATGTGATAAATTGTCGATTGGtttatacatttaaaattGGGAGTCTGAAGCTGATTAAAAGTGCTCAAATGCTAGTGTATTGTTGCGCCGTGAGAATAGGTGGCATCTGCTCAGAAGAACTGATTCAAATGCGCGATAGGGCATTCTCATTCAGGTTCCAGAATTGAAATCGCCCAACTGATAATTTGTAATCGGACAACCTTTACTATGTCTGTTCAGTTATTTGGTGGTAGCGTAGCGTCCAAAACTACGTCAATCTTGAAGCTCCTTTTAAATGTTTTGCAATTTTTATGTTCTATTAGAAATGCGTGTTGTGAGATATATGCAATTTAATAGCAATTTTCATACTAAACACACATCGGTAAACTTGCATTTTAATGATGGCTACAACGTCGTGGAAGCTTTCCACCTAGATATCAGTAAAGACTCGAGAAAATGGTCAGAAAGCATGTTCGTATGCTATCGAACGCATTCAGTAGGTAAAACCATTTTGTAGCAATGCAGCAACAAAGTATCCTCCCACTACAACTTACTGTAACAATAATATATTCCTAGGAAATAAACAGGATATTGCACATTCAGCAACAGGTTATAACTTGAACATTTCAATGCTGCCTCAACCAATATCAAAATTCAGTTGAGTTTTCATGATTCAGGTCTATAATAACAGTATAAATGAGTAGAAGTTTTATAACAAACATCTCAAGAAACAAACTTGATGCGTCACATCTAAAAATGTTTTCCACTACCAATTTTCAGGGCCAGCCTTCAGGAGGAAGCCCCACTGTGTAACGCTTAAGCCCTTGCTTTCCTAGGTGCTAGTTGAGTTTCCGGCTGCAAAACCAACAGACTCTAAATAAGATGCAGGATAATGAATGAGCAGACCAACACGTATAAAAAGATAGCAATTCAAGCGAAAAATTTAACCAAGAACTTGAACTGACATTTCATAAAATAGTGAAGTAAGTATGACAATGGAAATGGATTGAGAAGCCACTTCAAATCACAAAGGGTACGCCCAGCTTAAATTTCTATAGTCCCAAAGAAATATGTCtatctcaatttttttcttctaatctCCATCAATGAATTCAACCAACCAAAGAAGACGTACACAATTACACATGTATAAAACTATTTGGGAGTATTTAATACAAACGCAATCCAAAGACAATTTGCTATAAGCTATGGTATCAACTGAAATGCTATCAAACTTATCGGCTGCACTTTCGAGTgagctattattattttacaatattaCCTCTTTCTTAacagcttcttctttttccgaCAAAATCAACTCAATGTGGCATGGGGAGGACATGTAAGctgtaaaagaaaattataggTTAGAATCAAGTCTGCGTGCCTAATGGTGACTATTATTATACaggaaaagaacaaaggagaAATAAGACAAGTGTGGGGGAATTATAAAACCAAAGATAGAAAGAATGCACTCACGATTAATCCTTCCATGGGCCCGGTAAGTGCGGCGACGTTGTTTTTGGGCTTGATTAACTTGTATGTGAGATATGTAGAGTGAATCAACATCCAAACCTTTCATCTAATGAACGAGTAGACAACACATACACTTGTTAGAACAATATGAGGTCAGGAAGCAGTAATGATCTGTATCAATGCTATTTCTGGGATACGATAGACAGAACAGCAACCTCGGCATTACTTTCAGCATTCTTGAGCAAATCAAGAATAAATTTCGCAGATTTAACAGGCCAGCGTCCTTGTCCATTTGAATGTCGGTTCTTAGCCTGTGCAGTTCGCCCAACACCACCACAAAAACGTCGGAATGGGATAGCTTGCTTGTGTGCCATAACATCCTCCAAGTACCTTTTAGCCTTTGCCAAATGCAACTTCCGAATTGAATAAGCAGTCTCCCTCGTATTCTGATATAGAAAATCGCAAAATGAAGCAAGCTCATAAGCACTTGAGAGagttttttgaaaatgataGTGCTGCACCATATAGATGCACCAAATTTAAGATAAAGAATCATATTACTAAGAACTTTAGtattaatcaaaatcaaatgactttagtattaattaaaatcaaatcaaataatcttaAATGCTGAAATTGCAATTGCAATTGCAATTATTCTAGCCATGCTGATATGCTACAAACAATGATATGATAGGTGCTATGATTGACCGATCGAGTATCATATGCATAGagaatagttaaataattcaaaaatgattctagaataacaaaattttacCTTAAAGTGAACTCGGAGATCAGAGCCTCGGGCTTTGCAAGCTGAAATATAaccaaaatatcaaaatgagaCTTCTATTCAATTCTATCATTAAGCACATTTCAAATTCCCAATTACAAGAGAGACAAGATTCAAGATTTAGCACATGAACTCACATTTGGTGGGGTTGTCTGGTTCTCTAGAATACTTCACCTGAAACATCaatcaaaatccaaaaatcGATACCTTTTCAATTTCGCTAactgagaaaagaaaaagaaaaaatccaaatttcaaataaCCTACCATGGCTAACAATCTCTGCCGGTGATTCTGCTCCAAACTTCCGAgccaaaatagaaaattgcAGAAATGTTAAACGccaatcaaaaccctaataaaGCTTGCTGCTTGCTCGTGGTGACCTGTGAGAGGGTTTCTAGTTGTCCCAGTCTTCGGCCGAATAATGACTATGTTATTTGGGTTTTATTAAGGGTCCGACCCGGTTTACCCCACGTGGGAATACTCTGTTGAAAATTGCAGTTTAAATAAGGGTCTTTATGTCATTTACGCAAGAGAGAATATATACCCCAAACAAGAAGAACAGAAAAACCGAAAAACCAGAGTTGAAATCCTTAAACAGCTAATCGCAGAGAGACAAATTTTGAAACACAGAGGCAAAATGCAAAGAGCATAAAAGCGTTTTAGCTTCCGAAGATACTTATGTTCTTGTAAGAAATCTTGCATTTGTCTTCTTATGTTTTAAATTATCTAAGTAGATGCATAGGTTTGAACTTGTAGATTCTGCACTccccttctctttttttttttttttttttctgattaGTGATATAGCTAACTACTGTTTAAACATATCTAAAACCACATCAAAGAGCTAAGCTATTGGTACGGTTATATAAACGTGTTCAGTAGATGTTTGTTGGATTACTCATAATTAGGGTTTCATTCACAGAATAGGGTTTACATCTCTGTTTTGATTTGAGTTGTTTGTTTAGGCTGGTTGGATGGGAGTACTTAGAAGTGTGAATTTAGAAAAGAATGCTCTTTTATTGATATCCAGAATctcattttagttttagtgGCGATTTTATGAGGTTTCATTTGGAGTTTGGAAGATATTGTGGTTTATGAGAAAGAGATATCAATGAATAACAATAATCCTGCGAAAAGCTTAGGGACACCGTTGGCATTTGCCAATCCTGGCACGCTAACACAGCCTTTGCCTGTCCAACCATCTCACCATCCACAACCTCAAACACAGGGGGTGCCTGCCTATCCAGGCCACTTTCAGCTGTCTGAACCGCAAGCCCAAGTGCATGGTCATTCACAATATGCACAGGCAGCTCATGCTCA
This window harbors:
- the LOC8266314 gene encoding UPF0235 protein At5g63440 isoform X1, whose product is MPKRTTHTYSSEDAAPDGPDSDLFVYYCKHCSSHVLITDTQLQKMPKRKTDKAYVLDKRKHLARLNINEAGKVLLKRGEGKLEKQFRMNCMGCGLFVCYRAEEDLEFTSYIYVVDGALSTIAAETNPQDAPVPPCISQLEGGLVQVAIEVEDRAQRSAITRVNADDVRVTVAAPAARGEANNELLEFMGKVLGLRLSQMTLQRGWNNKSKLLVVEDLSARQVYEKLLEAVQP
- the LOC8266313 gene encoding 60S ribosomal protein L17-2 isoform X1; its protein translation is MFQVKYSREPDNPTKSCKARGSDLRVHFKNTRETAYSIRKLHLAKAKRYLEDVMAHKQAIPFRRFCGGVGRTAQAKNRHSNGQGRWPVKSAKFILDLLKNAESNAEMKGLDVDSLYISHIQVNQAQKQRRRTYRAHGRINPYMSSPCHIELILSEKEEAVKKEPETQLAPRKARA
- the LOC8266313 gene encoding 60S ribosomal protein L17-2 isoform X2, which gives rise to MVKYSREPDNPTKSCKARGSDLRVHFKNTRETAYSIRKLHLAKAKRYLEDVMAHKQAIPFRRFCGGVGRTAQAKNRHSNGQGRWPVKSAKFILDLLKNAESNAEMKGLDVDSLYISHIQVNQAQKQRRRTYRAHGRINPYMSSPCHIELILSEKEEAVKKEPETQLAPRKARA
- the LOC8266314 gene encoding UPF0235 protein At5g63440 isoform X2, coding for MPKRKTDKAYVLDKRKHLARLNINEAGKVLLKRGEGKLEKQFRMNCMGCGLFVCYRAEEDLEFTSYIYVVDGALSTIAAETNPQDAPVPPCISQLEGGLVQVAIEVEDRAQRSAITRVNADDVRVTVAAPAARGEANNELLEFMGKVLGLRLSQMTLQRGWNNKSKLLVVEDLSARQVYEKLLEAVQP
- the LOC8266315 gene encoding elongation factor 1-delta 1 translates to MAGTFYDLGSAAGLKNLDDYLLTRSYITGYQASKDDVTVYAAISNAPSSEYVNVSRWFHHIDALLRISGVSAEGSGVTVKGFAPVAEEAVATPPATDSKAADAEDDDDDDDVDLFGEETEEEKKAAEERAAAVKASAKKKESGKSSVLLDIKPWDDETDMKKLEEAVRSIQMEGLLWGASKLVPVGYGIKKLQIMMTVVDDLVSVDNLIEEHLTVEPINEHVQSCDIVAFNKI